Proteins encoded by one window of Rouxiella chamberiensis:
- a CDS encoding MurR/RpiR family transcriptional regulator, whose amino-acid sequence MKQDPRAIGAHIRMRLPQLTQLERKVVESITSKNDLSEQTSLKEVALENAVSEAMIVKLAKRLDFSGFRDFRTSLIYYNNSDVASLHSEIGPDDSSEQLLEKVFRTSIQAIEETKTILDISEFNRAADILFKARHIDLYGVGGSSSVARDLSHKLLKIGIKATVHDDAHIMMMSAAILNDDDAVIAISHSGMTRTVIDPSRLAAKNGAKVIAISNYAGSTLVKESHVVLNSTSQGSHLLGENAAARIAQLNILDALFVAIARKDLKKAALNLNKTQQAVKNLREY is encoded by the coding sequence ATGAAGCAAGACCCGCGAGCAATAGGTGCTCATATTAGAATGAGGTTGCCACAACTCACGCAGCTCGAAAGAAAAGTTGTCGAATCCATTACGTCCAAAAATGATTTGTCCGAACAGACGTCATTAAAAGAAGTCGCTCTGGAAAATGCTGTCTCCGAAGCAATGATTGTTAAACTGGCAAAAAGATTGGACTTCTCGGGATTTCGGGATTTCCGGACGAGTTTGATTTATTACAATAATTCCGACGTGGCCAGTCTCCATTCTGAAATTGGGCCTGACGACTCGTCGGAGCAATTACTTGAAAAAGTTTTTCGCACCTCTATTCAGGCAATTGAAGAAACAAAAACCATTCTGGATATTTCGGAATTCAATCGGGCCGCCGATATTCTTTTCAAGGCCCGACATATCGATTTATACGGCGTAGGGGGTTCTTCGTCAGTTGCGCGCGATTTATCGCACAAGCTGCTTAAAATCGGTATCAAGGCTACGGTACATGACGATGCGCATATCATGATGATGTCGGCGGCAATATTGAATGACGATGACGCGGTTATTGCCATAAGCCATTCCGGCATGACGCGAACGGTGATTGACCCAAGCAGGCTGGCGGCAAAAAACGGGGCAAAGGTCATTGCCATCAGCAATTATGCAGGCTCGACATTGGTGAAAGAGTCCCACGTGGTGCTTAATTCCACCTCGCAGGGCTCGCATCTTCTTGGAGAAAACGCGGCGGCTCGTATTGCCCAGCTAAATATTCTGGATGCCCTGTTTGTTGCCATTGCCAGGAAAGACCTGAAAAAAGCTGCGCTCAACCTTAACAAGACTCAGCAGGCCGTTAAAAACTTGAGAGAATACTAA